In Haliscomenobacter hydrossis DSM 1100, the DNA window CTGCGCAGCAACGTGGGCGCGTTCAACCCCTACAGCAGCAAACGTCGCGACCAGATGAACCGGAGATTGATGCAACCCTTACTGGACAATGTCATCGACACACGCCCCATCGATGGCCGGGATTATTACCAGGATGCGTTTAAGCTGGACTTTAGTACACCACCTGCTGCGCCCCAAGACAGTGACAGCGATGGCATGCCCGATTCCTGGGAAAATACTCAAGGCTTGAACCCCAATGTAAGAGACCACAATGGCACCCAATTGTCGCTCAAGTTTACGGGTATAGCGGGGTACACCAACCTGGAATGTTACCTCAATGATTTGGCAGATCGCCTGGTTAATGGTAGCCCACTCACCAAAGTTGGCGACAGAGGCACGGAAAAACGTTGGGGTAAAATCAATTTTGATCCCTCCTCTCGAATGCTCTACGTAGAAATTGGAGCGACTGCACCTGAAGGAAAAGAAGTAAGTGCAAGGGTATACAACACTTATGGCGCTACATTAGCGGAAGCCAATACACAGGGTCAAACACTGCAAGTTCCCTTGAATCACTTGCCGAGTGGCATGCACTTTGTTCACATCCGCAAAGGGATGTACGCAGTGACTGAAAAATTGTTCATTCCTTAGAGTACTTAAAACCTGCACAATGAAAAGCCTTTTTACGCTGCTTGGTATTTTTATTGTTGTTGGATCGACTGTGGCCCAAATCAAATTTGAACGGGCTTATTTCATCGACAATCAGGGAAAAAAAACGGAGTGCTGGATCAAAAATGCCGATTGGCGCGACAATCCGAATTCATTTGTGTATCGATTTTCGGAAAATGAGCGCAGTACCTCCGCTTCGATCGAAAATGTACAGGAATTTGGCATCCACAACTTTTCAAAATACGTTCGGGCCAGCGTAGAGATTGACCGCAGCAGCGGAGACATCAGCAAGATGGATTATTTTGGCAATGCGGTATTTCATACGGAACAGCTCTTCCTCAAAGTGCTGATTGAAGGTGAGGCTTCACTTTACCTGTACGAAGATGGAGACCTCAGGTTGTTCTTTTTTCAGGTGCCAGGGCAAGGCATTCGGCAATTGATCTACAAAAAATACATTGTTGATCCCAACACCATTGCCAGCAATGTGGAATTTCGGGAGCAGTTGGGCACCCATCTCAAATGTGAACGCGAGCGGGTCGATTTGAGTAAAAACCTGAATTATTACAAATCGGAACTGATCAAATATTTCATCGCCTATCATCAGTGCAAGGGGCTTTCCTTTACGAATTATGAAGCCGTGGTCAAACGCGATTTGTTCAACCTCCGCATTACTTCGGGGCTGGGTTTTTCAGCGTTTACGTTTAGCGGCGTGGATGGCTTTCCGCAAAAAATCATTCCCCGCATTGGCTTAGATGCTGAATTGGTGCTGCCTTTTAACAAAAGCAAGTGGGCTTTTTTTGTGGAACCCAATTTGCAAACTTTTCTGGCTACGGAGTCCATTCGGGGTGACTTGACCGCCATCAATTACCGTTCACTGGAGTTACCGTTGGGGCTACGGCATTATTTTTTTGTGACCGAAGATTTGCGTTTTACGCTTAACGCCGCGTATACTTTTGATTTTGCGTTTAAGTCGGCGCTGAGTTTGAGCGATGGCAGTAAATACGACTTGAAAGGGGGGAATGTCTTTGCGCTGGGCGCTGGAATGGCGTATAAAAAATTCAGCGCTGAATTGAGGTGGTACGAAAACAAGGATTTGCTGCGCTTGTATCCGTTTTTGGAGTCGGATTTGTCAAAGGTGGGATTGGTGTTGGGGTGGAAGGTGCGGTAGCCTATGAACGTAAATCAAATAAAGATTTTGCACATGAATACAGCTCGATTAATCGACCATGAAAGCAGCCGTTCTATATACTCCTGGCGGAGCCGAAAACTTCCAATTGCGTGAAGTCCCCATCCCTACCCCCATGGAAGGACAAGTGTTGATTCGGGTGAAAGCTTTTGGTCTGAACCGCTCCGAACTGATGACCCGCAAAGGTTTTTCCCCCAATGTTCAGTTCCCCCGAGTGCTGGGTATAGAATGTGTGGGAGAAGTGGAATTTGACCCCTCCGGAGAATTCAATAAAGGCCAACAAATTGCCGCAATGATGGGTGGCATGGGCCGGGATTACGACGGCAGTTATACAGAATACACGATTTTGCCCAAAACGATCCTTTACCCTATCCAAAGCGCCTTGCCCTGGGACATACTGGGTGCAATTCCCGAAATGTTCCAAACCGTTTACGGCTCTTTACACCTGGCTTTAAACATCCAAAAAGGGGAAATTGTATTGATTCGGGGCGGGACTTCATCCGTGGGCATGCTCGCCATACAAATGGCAAAACACCAGGGCTTGACCGTCATTGCCAGCACCCGCAATCCGGCGAAAATCCAAACCCTACACAACAATGGAGCTACTCATGTGTTGATCGATGACGGTCAACTAAAGGATAAAGTACACTCCCTTTTCCCGCGAGGAGTACACAAAGTTTTGGAGCTGGTAGGTGCCGAAACCCTCCAGGATTCTTTGCAATGCACCAGACCTGGAGGAATTACCTGTATGACCGGGATGCTTTCTGAAAAATGGTCGATTCCCAATTTTGCGCCGATGGAATTTATTCCGGCAGCGGTGCTGTTGACCATTTTCGACAGTGGGCAAATGCGTTGTGCCACCCAATCCTTCCTGGAATTCATCCAATTGGTTGAAAATGGAGCAGTCAAATTAAATATAGATAAGGTCTTTTCCCTCGATCAAATTATTGAGGCGCATCGGTACATGGAAAGCAACCAGGCTACGGGGAAAATTGTGGTGTTGACTTGAGGTACTGCAATTGCTTAAAATCAGCCTCCTGGCAGATGAAAAGCCAGTTTAGAAGACAGCTATTCAAAAAGCCGTGCCTTTGAATAAATAACTTTTACGATTCACATTCATCTCCTATTTCTCCCGAATCACCCAATTTTCAATCTGAATCCCGTCTACACGTTCAAACTCCCTAACATTTTCTGTAACCATAGTCATGTTAAACACTACGGCGGTAGAAGCAATTAACAAATCAAAATCACTGATGATTTGCCCCTGTTGCCGAAGTTTTGCTTTTTGGGTCGCATAAATGGCGAAGCAATGTCGAATTGGGATGATTCGCTTTCCAAATACACTTAAAAAAGCTTCCAGACCTGCCCTTCTTTTTTCTCGAAAAGCAGGATCACTGTTTTCCACTCCAAACTCTAATTCAGCTAATGTGATTTCAGAGATGTAGCAATTCAATGAACCAATAGCATTAATTTTCTTGTCGATTTCAAATACCCCACGCAAATAATGTACGCAGACATTGGTGTCCAATAAATACTTCATAGGACAATTTCATTCGAAGTGTTTACCCGAGCGTTATATATTTTTTGAATTGTTTCATCGCTACTTTCATCGCCAGGCCAGCTTCCGTAAAGCTCAGAAATTAGGGCTTCCTCTACTTTTGAATCCTCAGACTGACCTACATTGTTTTTGCTGTCTAATGTTTCATAAGTAATACTCAATCGGTTGAGTAAGTTTTGAATAAACTCCCATTCACTTTGATTATTTAGGTTAAAACTGACCACTTTTTTCATTGGAATGATTTTTAAGCACTGCAATATAGAAGATTTTATCGCCTCAATCAAGTGATCAAATGAAAAATCAAAAGAGGGTGGTCCCTATATCATGCTACTCTCTTCTAAAAACTCAACAAAATCATCAAAGAGTCATCGCAAATATGATCCATAAATGAGTGCACACCCAAACTTCGCAATTTCTTAAGATAGTTTAAGGGTTGGAAAGCAGTAAAATCTAGACCTTTGCCACGTCAACTGCTGATACCTTCTTCAATCCAGCTTAAACAATGGAAAATTTAAAACTTGTCGTATTCATCGGTCTTTTGCTGGTTTCTAAAAGATTATTAGCTCAAACCATCAAACTTGAGGCCAGTCAACTCGAAGCACATCAAACCTATATGTCCAGCGAAAAATTGATGGGCAAACGAGTGCTGAAAGTAGCCAAAGACTCCACCGTAAAAGCCGTTGACGAACCTACTTATGTGCGAATAAAAGGCCTTGATTTTCAGGATGGGGTGATTGAAGTAAAGGTATTGAGCCGTCTGTTAAAAACTGCTCGTCCATCAGACCGAGGTTTTATCGGAATAGCATTCAGAATTGATGCGCAAAACTCAAAATTCGAATCCATTTACATCCGCCCTACCAATGGCCGTGCCGATGACC includes these proteins:
- a CDS encoding type II toxin-antitoxin system VapC family toxin translates to MKYLLDTNVCVHYLRGVFEIDKKINAIGSLNCYISEITLAELEFGVENSDPAFREKRRAGLEAFLSVFGKRIIPIRHCFAIYATQKAKLRQQGQIISDFDLLIASTAVVFNMTMVTENVREFERVDGIQIENWVIREK
- a CDS encoding zinc-binding alcohol dehydrogenase family protein yields the protein MKAAVLYTPGGAENFQLREVPIPTPMEGQVLIRVKAFGLNRSELMTRKGFSPNVQFPRVLGIECVGEVEFDPSGEFNKGQQIAAMMGGMGRDYDGSYTEYTILPKTILYPIQSALPWDILGAIPEMFQTVYGSLHLALNIQKGEIVLIRGGTSSVGMLAIQMAKHQGLTVIASTRNPAKIQTLHNNGATHVLIDDGQLKDKVHSLFPRGVHKVLELVGAETLQDSLQCTRPGGITCMTGMLSEKWSIPNFAPMEFIPAAVLLTIFDSGQMRCATQSFLEFIQLVENGAVKLNIDKVFSLDQIIEAHRYMESNQATGKIVVLT